A region from the Candidatus Methylomirabilota bacterium genome encodes:
- a CDS encoding sigma 54-interacting transcriptional regulator, giving the protein MATLGGAGVTALEWSVYDRWVRVREPVPVSSALLVVVRDPASEARFGTGAWDRVILARVITSLSRAGAAAIGVDASIGQSSAPGRGGASSDALFSQATTLADNVVYPIALEPTGAPAPTDPAFPPHASWPPLSQVPAGVPAVRPFGGPRLGLAQHAKAIGHTFTPVDPDGVVRRVPLFVRLGDRAVPALGLALASVFANARADQIVVEGREVSVPGSGRIPVDGRGRALVGYVAPERLKRVPFLEIWTAIDERRVDTLQRLVEDKIVLVLAGPALEPHRTPVGLMSDAEIQAQLLNTALAGSWRREMPVGWTLLGTLAAAGLMAWACLALRWWQGLAGVAALASGYAGLLRFSPPLTGVLLPVFLPLAAVIVAGAVGLLWNQLGSAYRVRHLESEMEGIREALVRQESTVETLEEDLEAARTAVARSSGAERELLRTADALRAQLEEARQQEEQTRSRLRDLERELRAADPRPGRLDDAEQERLRRQCAELGIITRDPVVLALFRDLAKAARSSLPILIGGEPGTGKELFARAAHRLSPRAGGPFVAVNTAAIPPELFESELFGHVKGSFTGAVGERKGYFEQADRGTIFLDEIGELRADHQSKLLRVLQEKTFYRVGATRPTAVDVRVVTASNRDLEHGIAEGWFREDLYFRLKGLVLRLPPLRERRHDIAPLAAGFMEDAAAEAGRRVTLSEAALLALERHDWPGNVRELQHCLRQAVALAEGGVLTPEDLRLARPIDAKVEAGGDTAVLACLRQNRFDMQATARALGWDRSTVTQRLKGLGFRALVEAGGDRAKAALALAGDPALVRSVELKLGEYHEHLLRAVEGFDCAEAAVAACRRRFKNLPERHFRSLDLLVRQHFERHPPTARV; this is encoded by the coding sequence GTGGCCACTCTGGGCGGCGCGGGCGTCACAGCGCTCGAGTGGTCCGTCTACGACCGCTGGGTTCGTGTGCGGGAGCCGGTGCCGGTCAGCTCCGCCCTGCTGGTCGTCGTCCGCGATCCGGCCAGCGAGGCCCGATTCGGCACGGGCGCCTGGGACCGCGTGATACTCGCCCGGGTCATCACCAGCCTCTCCCGCGCCGGCGCCGCCGCCATCGGCGTCGACGCTTCGATCGGGCAGTCGAGCGCGCCAGGCCGTGGGGGCGCGTCGAGCGACGCGCTGTTCAGCCAGGCGACCACGCTGGCCGACAATGTCGTCTACCCGATCGCGCTCGAGCCGACCGGGGCGCCGGCGCCGACGGACCCGGCGTTCCCACCCCACGCGTCCTGGCCGCCACTCTCCCAGGTCCCAGCGGGGGTGCCGGCAGTACGACCGTTCGGCGGGCCCCGGCTGGGGCTCGCCCAGCACGCCAAGGCCATCGGCCACACCTTCACTCCGGTCGATCCCGACGGCGTCGTGCGCAGGGTGCCGCTCTTCGTCCGACTCGGCGACCGCGCGGTCCCGGCGCTCGGCCTCGCGCTGGCGAGCGTTTTCGCGAACGCGCGGGCGGATCAGATCGTCGTCGAGGGCCGTGAGGTGTCGGTCCCAGGGTCGGGCCGGATCCCCGTCGATGGACGCGGCCGGGCCCTCGTCGGCTACGTTGCGCCGGAGCGGCTCAAGCGCGTGCCATTCCTCGAGATCTGGACGGCGATCGACGAGCGGCGGGTGGACACGCTCCAGCGCCTGGTCGAAGACAAAATCGTGCTCGTCCTCGCCGGGCCGGCCCTTGAGCCGCACCGCACGCCGGTCGGCCTCATGTCCGACGCCGAGATCCAGGCCCAGCTCTTGAACACCGCGCTGGCCGGGTCGTGGCGGAGAGAGATGCCCGTCGGCTGGACGCTGCTCGGCACGCTGGCCGCCGCCGGGCTGATGGCATGGGCGTGCCTGGCGCTGCGCTGGTGGCAGGGGCTGGCCGGCGTTGCCGCCCTGGCCTCCGGCTATGCCGGCCTTCTGCGGTTTTCGCCGCCGCTGACCGGTGTCCTGCTGCCGGTGTTCCTGCCGCTCGCAGCGGTGATCGTGGCCGGCGCCGTCGGCCTGCTGTGGAACCAGCTCGGGTCGGCCTATCGCGTTCGGCACCTCGAAAGCGAGATGGAAGGCATCCGGGAGGCGCTGGTGCGCCAGGAGTCCACCGTCGAGACGCTGGAGGAGGACCTCGAGGCGGCCCGGACGGCCGTGGCGCGATCGTCCGGCGCCGAGCGCGAGCTGCTCCGGACGGCGGATGCGTTACGGGCGCAGCTTGAGGAGGCCCGGCAGCAGGAGGAGCAGACGCGAAGCCGGCTGCGCGACCTGGAGCGCGAGCTGCGAGCCGCCGATCCCCGACCGGGGCGGCTCGACGACGCCGAGCAGGAGCGACTGCGACGCCAGTGCGCGGAGCTCGGCATCATCACCCGCGATCCCGTCGTGCTGGCGCTGTTCCGGGACCTCGCCAAGGCGGCGCGCTCGTCCCTGCCCATCCTCATCGGCGGCGAGCCGGGGACGGGCAAGGAGCTGTTCGCCCGGGCGGCGCACCGCCTGAGCCCGCGGGCCGGCGGACCGTTCGTCGCGGTCAACACGGCGGCCATCCCGCCCGAGCTGTTCGAGAGCGAGCTCTTCGGCCACGTGAAGGGCAGCTTCACGGGCGCGGTCGGGGAGCGGAAAGGATACTTCGAGCAGGCGGACCGGGGAACGATCTTCCTGGACGAGATCGGCGAGCTGCGGGCCGACCACCAGAGCAAGCTGCTTCGCGTCCTTCAAGAAAAGACCTTCTACCGGGTCGGGGCCACGCGCCCCACCGCGGTGGACGTGCGGGTGGTTACCGCGAGCAACCGGGACCTCGAGCACGGCATCGCCGAGGGCTGGTTCCGCGAGGATCTCTACTTCCGGTTGAAGGGCCTCGTCCTCCGGCTGCCCCCGCTCCGGGAGCGGCGGCACGATATCGCGCCGCTGGCCGCGGGTTTCATGGAGGATGCTGCCGCCGAAGCCGGGCGGCGCGTCACCCTGTCCGAGGCCGCCCTGCTGGCTCTCGAGCGGCACGACTGGCCCGGCAACGTAAGGGAGCTGCAGCATTGCCTCCGGCAGGCCGTGGCGCTGGCGGAAGGCGGAGTCCTCACGCCCGAGGACTTGCGGTTGGCACGGCCGATCGATGCCAAGGTCGAAGCCGGCGGCGACACGGCGGTGCTGGCCTGCCTGCGGCAAAATCGGTTCGACATGCAGGCGACCGCGCGGGCCCTGGGGTGGGACCGGAGCACGGTGACTCAACGACTCAAAGGTCTGGGCTTTCGCGCGTTGGTGGAAGCGGGCGGCGACCGGGCGAAGGCCGCCCTGGCACTGGCCGGCGACCCGGCGCTCGTCCGCTCCGTGGAGCTGAAGCTCGGCGAGTATCACGAGCACCTGCTGAGGGCCGTCGAGGGATTCGACTGCGCCGAGGCGGCCGTCGCCGCGTGTCGGCGGCGCTTCAAGAACCTGCCCGAGCGCCACTTCCGCTCGCTCGATCTCCTGGTTCGCCAGCACTTCGAGCGCCATCCGCCGACCGCGCGCGTCTGA
- a CDS encoding tetratricopeptide repeat protein: MLFLVLLTIVQVGCITAPAPPSLRKEATPEARAQAYVDLGQALIARGEMAAAATALREALRLRPDLLQARSSLGLALYGMGDLDAAVDELRATLHRQPDAVQARLTLASALVAKQEWEAARLELEHVLKTHPDLLQAHYSLGVVRYAQGDLDGSIEAYRRVLAGDPQHQDARYNLALMLKLAHRETEAAPEFLAAARAGHARAQYFAGTAYAGGLGVERNVATAIMWWFRAAEQGVTQAHEALAQLRQVALGRGRRGAADRQAVEQAFREYRTELWRDFPDLPANGHDTVGGALLRQGRIREAVPMLIREASALSEPAQQLLETLYEQGVEGHLPAHDARILDYLEGAAAEGLRPRTR; the protein is encoded by the coding sequence GTGCTCTTCCTCGTGCTGCTCACGATCGTTCAGGTAGGCTGCATCACCGCGCCTGCGCCCCCGTCCCTGCGCAAGGAGGCGACGCCCGAGGCCCGCGCCCAGGCATATGTCGACCTCGGCCAGGCGCTCATCGCCCGCGGCGAGATGGCCGCGGCGGCGACGGCGCTGCGCGAGGCGTTGCGGCTTCGGCCCGACCTGCTCCAGGCCCGCTCGAGCCTCGGGCTCGCCCTCTACGGGATGGGGGACCTCGATGCCGCGGTCGACGAGCTGCGGGCGACCCTGCACCGGCAGCCCGACGCCGTCCAGGCGCGCCTCACCCTGGCCTCGGCGCTCGTGGCCAAGCAGGAGTGGGAAGCGGCGCGCCTCGAACTCGAGCACGTCTTGAAGACGCACCCCGACCTCCTCCAGGCGCACTACAGCCTGGGGGTCGTGCGCTATGCGCAGGGGGATCTCGACGGGTCGATCGAGGCGTACCGGCGCGTCCTCGCGGGTGACCCGCAGCACCAGGACGCGCGCTACAACCTGGCGCTCATGCTGAAGCTGGCGCACCGGGAGACGGAGGCCGCGCCCGAGTTCCTCGCCGCCGCGCGGGCAGGGCACGCGCGGGCGCAGTATTTCGCCGGCACCGCCTACGCCGGGGGCCTGGGGGTCGAGCGCAATGTCGCCACGGCCATCATGTGGTGGTTCCGGGCCGCCGAGCAGGGGGTGACGCAGGCGCACGAAGCGCTCGCGCAGTTGCGGCAGGTGGCGCTGGGGCGGGGACGGCGCGGGGCGGCTGATCGCCAGGCCGTCGAACAGGCGTTCCGCGAATACCGGACGGAGCTCTGGAGGGACTTCCCGGACCTCCCGGCGAACGGCCATGACACGGTGGGCGGCGCGCTGCTTCGGCAGGGACGCATCCGGGAGGCGGTGCCGATGTTGATCCGTGAGGCCTCCGCGTTGAGCGAGCCGGCTCAGCAGCTGCTCGAGACGCTCTACGAGCAGGGCGTCGAGGGACACCTGCCCGCCCACGATGCTCGGATCCTCGACTACCTCGAGGGCGCGGCCGCCGAGGGTCTGCGCCCGCGGACCCGCTAG
- a CDS encoding acyl-CoA thioester hydrolase/BAAT C-terminal domain-containing protein yields the protein MSARPAVDPDHVVLTEPVPGSDIPVHLMYVPTLDGLYAPIGLRRPPGQGRVPIVLLASGNGGGGMPWVREAVRNRGYIMERLLRAGYAVAWLRYRAEVELGYHKGGRLVEDIRQGRQLLNRSPLEYEDEIDVVKYVKTLPFVDPNRVGLAGVSHGGEMIFKLTSEYHGVAAGVACEPANHEFLDLTPDETARVKPETQLRDIEEMQMRQVAKVRARINEKVARERIRTIRTPILVLGREDDHLQGIFRVSYDLLREEGKQAEWVSYDHPVHGYLFPVRGADGAYAVDAMQEKAIDVAIDFFHRHMK from the coding sequence ATGAGCGCGCGCCCCGCCGTCGACCCGGACCACGTCGTCCTGACCGAGCCCGTTCCGGGCTCGGACATCCCCGTGCACCTCATGTACGTCCCCACGCTCGACGGGCTCTATGCCCCCATCGGCCTGAGGCGGCCGCCGGGCCAGGGACGCGTCCCGATCGTGCTCCTGGCCTCGGGTAACGGCGGTGGGGGAATGCCCTGGGTCCGCGAGGCGGTGCGCAACCGCGGCTACATCATGGAGCGGCTCTTGAGGGCGGGCTACGCCGTGGCCTGGCTGCGGTACCGCGCCGAGGTGGAGCTCGGCTACCACAAGGGCGGCCGGCTGGTGGAGGACATCCGCCAGGGGCGGCAGCTCCTCAACCGCTCACCGCTGGAGTACGAGGACGAGATCGACGTCGTCAAGTACGTCAAGACGCTGCCCTTCGTGGATCCGAACCGCGTCGGGCTGGCGGGGGTGAGCCACGGCGGGGAGATGATCTTCAAGCTCACCAGCGAGTACCACGGCGTCGCCGCCGGCGTGGCCTGCGAGCCCGCCAACCACGAGTTCCTCGACCTCACCCCCGACGAGACGGCCCGCGTGAAGCCCGAGACCCAGCTGCGCGACATCGAGGAGATGCAGATGCGCCAGGTGGCCAAGGTGAGGGCGCGCATCAACGAGAAGGTCGCCCGGGAACGCATCCGCACGATCCGCACGCCGATCCTGGTCCTGGGACGCGAGGACGATCACCTGCAGGGTATCTTCCGCGTCAGCTACGACCTGCTGCGGGAGGAGGGTAAGCAGGCGGAGTGGGTCTCCTACGACCATCCGGTGCACGGCTACCTGTTCCCCGTCCGCGGCGCCGATGGCGCCTACGCCGTGGACGCGATGCAGGAGAAGGCCATCGACGTGGCCATCGACTTCTTCCACCGCCACATGAAGTGA
- a CDS encoding serine/threonine protein kinase → MSASFSALTPDRVLDAVEVGGLRSTGRCLPLRAFENRVYEVELEDERRLVVKFYRPGRWSRETILDEHAFLAELAAAELPAVPPLDLGTGSTLSEIDGILYAAFPKVRGRTLDELDDERLRQIGRLIGRMHAVGAARDAAHRPRLTVERYVHEPLDVLLSGGVLREPMAGRYRDLALRIADAVAKPLARARAQRIHGDLHWGNVVWGADGPILLDFDDCLVGPPVQDLWLLSLGDSEQARRGRAQLLEGYEIFREFDRSTLAVCEPLRALRIIYMSAWIARRWDDASFRSGFPAFGTDGYWAAEYEALFNIFESLAGQT, encoded by the coding sequence TTGAGCGCGAGCTTCTCCGCGCTCACGCCCGACCGCGTCCTCGATGCGGTGGAGGTCGGGGGATTGCGCTCCACCGGCCGCTGCCTGCCGCTCCGCGCGTTCGAGAACCGCGTCTACGAGGTGGAGCTTGAGGACGAGCGCCGGCTGGTCGTGAAGTTCTACCGGCCGGGGCGCTGGTCGCGCGAGACGATCCTCGACGAGCATGCCTTCCTCGCCGAGCTGGCCGCCGCCGAGCTCCCGGCCGTGCCGCCGTTGGACCTCGGCACGGGCTCCACGCTGTCCGAGATCGACGGGATCCTCTACGCCGCCTTCCCCAAGGTGCGCGGGCGGACGCTCGACGAGCTGGACGACGAGCGCTTGCGGCAGATCGGGCGGCTCATTGGGCGCATGCACGCCGTGGGGGCCGCGCGGGACGCGGCGCATCGCCCGCGCCTCACCGTGGAGCGGTACGTCCACGAGCCGCTCGACGTGCTCCTGTCGGGTGGCGTCCTGCGCGAGCCGATGGCCGGGCGCTACCGTGACCTCGCCCTGCGGATCGCCGATGCCGTGGCCAAGCCGCTGGCCCGGGCGCGGGCCCAGCGCATCCACGGCGATCTCCACTGGGGAAATGTCGTCTGGGGCGCCGACGGTCCCATCCTGCTCGACTTCGACGACTGCCTGGTGGGCCCGCCCGTCCAGGACCTCTGGCTCCTCTCGCTCGGCGACTCCGAGCAGGCCCGACGGGGGCGCGCGCAGCTCCTGGAGGGCTACGAGATCTTCCGCGAGTTCGATCGGTCCACGCTGGCCGTCTGCGAGCCGCTGCGCGCGCTCCGCATCATCTACATGTCGGCGTGGATCGCCCGGCGCTGGGACGACGCGTCGTTCCGGAGCGGCTTCCCCGCCTTCGGAACCGACGGCTACTGGGCGGCGGAGTACGAGGCGCTCTTCAACATCTTCGAGTCGCTGGCCGGCCAGACATAG
- a CDS encoding exodeoxyribonuclease III: protein MRIATWNVNSLKARLEKVTWWLERAKPDVLLMQETKLADADAPGDAFRSAGYELAHHGEGRWNGVAIASRVGIGDVVTNFGEPLRPSATPDIPDDEPLAEARMISAVCGGIRVVSLYAPNGRAVGSPFYQAKLVWFDRLARWLAAAADPEQPLVLGGDFNVAPEDADVWDPAACHGGTHVSEPERLALGRLCAWGLVDAYRLHHREPGRYTWWDYRAGNFHKNFGMRIDHLLVTACVAKRTMWAEIDREARKGKPIPSDHAPLVIDLDQPGHPFDAGWTGADERTAARRAH from the coding sequence ATGCGAATCGCCACCTGGAACGTCAACTCCCTGAAAGCCCGGCTCGAGAAGGTCACGTGGTGGCTCGAGCGGGCCAAGCCCGACGTGCTGCTGATGCAGGAGACGAAGCTCGCCGACGCCGACGCCCCCGGCGACGCTTTCCGCAGCGCCGGCTACGAGCTGGCGCACCACGGCGAGGGCCGCTGGAACGGCGTGGCCATCGCCAGCCGCGTCGGCATCGGCGATGTCGTCACGAACTTCGGCGAGCCGCTACGCCCCTCGGCGACGCCTGACATTCCGGACGACGAGCCGCTGGCCGAGGCGCGGATGATCTCGGCGGTGTGCGGCGGCATCCGCGTGGTGAGCCTGTACGCGCCGAACGGGCGAGCCGTCGGCTCGCCCTTCTACCAGGCCAAGCTCGTCTGGTTCGACCGCCTGGCCCGCTGGCTCGCCGCCGCGGCCGATCCCGAGCAGCCGCTCGTTCTGGGGGGCGACTTCAACGTCGCCCCCGAAGACGCGGACGTCTGGGACCCGGCGGCGTGCCATGGAGGAACCCACGTCTCCGAGCCCGAGCGGCTCGCGCTCGGGAGGCTCTGTGCCTGGGGCCTGGTCGACGCGTACCGTCTGCACCATCGGGAGCCGGGCCGCTACACCTGGTGGGACTACCGCGCCGGGAACTTCCACAAGAACTTCGGGATGCGGATCGATCACCTGCTCGTCACCGCGTGTGTCGCCAAGCGAACGATGTGGGCCGAGATCGACCGTGAGGCTCGAAAGGGAAAGCCGATCCCCTCCGACCACGCCCCGCTCGTGATCGACCTCGATCAGCCGGGACACCCCTTCGATGCCGGCTGGACGGGGGCCGACGAGCGGACCGCCGCCCGACGGGCGCATTGA
- a CDS encoding SRPBCC domain-containing protein: protein PFIRSIDGAPEKGASRLLIPGIFDGEHRFVIEPLPNGQVRVQQSERCRGVLVPLFRGSLDRDTKRGFQEMNVALKRQAEWCRT, encoded by the coding sequence CCCTTCATTCGCTCCATCGACGGCGCTCCGGAGAAAGGGGCCTCCCGCCTCCTGATCCCGGGGATCTTCGATGGGGAGCATCGCTTCGTGATAGAACCCCTACCCAATGGCCAGGTGCGGGTTCAGCAAAGCGAGCGGTGCCGTGGCGTCCTGGTTCCGCTGTTCCGGGGCAGCCTTGATCGAGATACCAAGCGCGGGTTCCAGGAAATGAACGTCGCCCTCAAGCGGCAGGCGGAGTGGTGCCGAACGTGA